A window of Lytechinus variegatus isolate NC3 chromosome 15, Lvar_3.0, whole genome shotgun sequence contains these coding sequences:
- the LOC121428739 gene encoding serine/threonine-protein phosphatase 1 regulatory subunit 10-like: protein MATRHNPVDPNQLLKALSSLLNKDGGIKGVTEVTKILILMKSAKKMVSRCIYMHILIATKESEVQEKFISAGGWELLNIWLQDAKMQEYNPIIMKLIEVFKELPVTIDILKKNNTAKIIKSFSKAEGEDELKAMADDLVTTWKGVIRTSNTTDSAKEKSPSVKKKLKPKKVEKSLSNDRDADDESEEPVAKKSRLGSGDGEPMDTSDTSKPSRVRHPSDSRMTRAGASKTASRKNSSEEPVKKEEGKKEDGVKKKRAAIMRPAHTKMRSTGLEKQSDLPLPKFKKKTPAPVPPPKVEKPIPTITIKKDGPIFSKSLSPTEKRTRPDELPKPSCQGHGHGKIKIIPAKHKLQESSGFLDALNNAPSLVVKKKIPKKVARTNSTGSTKAKSPTPPEEIKVEPPKFSFYSSNQPAEDEKKAEDEAEKKTETVTKDTTKEEGDIGDDWNEERPITIGKSNLKFGPSKSKKKVRWKEETDLVDVYYFELDETERVNVNRIKDFQDAMQIEKMMEKQAIKNAIKMGGQAPTDEEEKQNGNTTLEYFPWRRPAKMDIPGTVVSYGTNSQEKTVQAKREQTVLREIFFDQMNLPLTPKEPDPEAKRGFEETRIIPLEDEASGDVPAQEPIFPQEPFMPHGPGAPSGMGHGIGGPGLLGPSPGAPHHMPLQGGHPGGSPRGPMQQQQRPPGQGNTPPSPNTTIKNVQNLLATLSEGGPDSAGSDLLKKENLDKLKEMLEPFKNQNPGDNQQQDGGNAPPFHPGQGPGHGPGGPGNFGPGGPGDFGPHNDHGGPFPPMGPGPGPMGGGPPFDGPGMGPGGQFRPRFGPGPGPNFPGPRGRGMRPRGRGGFPDRGRGGPPDRGMGPRGPWRGGRGGNKSSGGRQVCYHFQSERGCMRGNDCFFLHPGSNKPPS from the exons ATTAATGAAGAGTGCAAAAAAGATGGTTAGTCGGTGTATCTACATGCATATACTTATTGCCACGAAAGAGAGTGAAGTGCAAGAAAA GTTTATATCAGCGGGTGGGTGGGAGCTTCTAAACATCTGGCTTCAGGATGCAAAGATGCAGGAATATAACCCAATCATCATGAAACTCATTGAAGTCTTCAAAGAACTTCCTGTTACCATCGATATCCTCAAGAAA AATAATACTGCCAAAATTATCAAGTCATTTAGCAAAGCTGAAGGCGAAGATG AGCTCAAAGCAATGGCAGATGACCTAGTCACAACATGGAAAGGAGTTATCAGGACTTCAAATACTACTG ACAGTGCCAAGGAGAAGTCACCTAGTGTGAAGAAGAAGCTAAAACCAAAGAAAGTGGAGAAATCCCTCAGCAACGACCGAGATGCGGACGACGAGAGCGAGGAACCTGTCGCCAAGAAGTCGCGGCTTGGCTCCGGGGACGGCGAGCCCATGGACACCAGCGATACGAGTAAGCCATCCAGGGTGAGGCATCCGAGCGATTCAAGAATGACGAGAGCCGGAGCGTCGAAGACTGCTTCCAGGAAGAACTCCAGTGAGGAGCCCGTTaagaaggaggaggggaagaAAGAGGATGGGGTGAAGAAGAAGAGGGCAGCCATCATGAGACCGGCACATACCAAAATGCGATCGACAG GATTAGAGAAGCAATCTGACCTACCTCTACCGAAGTTCAAGAAGAAGACACCTGCTCCTGTCCCCCCTCCCAAGGTGGAGAAACCTATTCCAaccataacaataaaaaaggaTGG CCCGATCTTCAGCAAATCACTGTCTCCCACTGAGAAGAGGACGAGACCAGATGAACTCCCAAAACCATCATGTCAGGGTCATGGTCATGGCAAGATTAAGATCATTCCTGCTAAACACAAAT TACAAGAGAGTTCTGGCTTCCTAGATGCCCTAAACAATGCTCCAAGTCTGGTGGTCAAGAAGAAGATCCCCAAGAAAGTCGCAAGAACCAACTCCACAGGCTCCACCAAGGCCAAGAGCCCTACACCTCCAGAG GAGATTAAAGTGGAACCACCGAAAT TTTCTTTCTACTCGTCCAACCAACCGGCTGAAGATGAGAAGAAGGCGGAAGATGAAGCGGAGAAGAAGACGGAGACAGTTACCAAGGACACCACCAAAGAGGAAGGTGACATTGGAGATGATTGGAACGAGGAGAGACCTATCACCATCGGAAAGAGCAATCTCAAGTTTGGTCCATCGAAGAGCAAGAAGAAAGTGAGATGGAAGGAGGAGACTGATTTAGTTGATGTTTATTATTTTGAGCTTGATGAGACAGAGAGAG TCAATGTTAACAGGATCAAAGACTTCCAAGATGCTATGCAGATAGAGAAGATGATGGAGAAACAGGCCATTAAGAATGCCATTAAGATGGGCGGTCAGGCTCCGACGGATGAGgaggaaaaacaaaatggcaACACAACTTTGGAATACTTCCCC TGGAGACGTCCAGCTAAGATGGATATTCCCGGCACAGTGGTGTCCTATGGTACGAATAGTCAGGAGAAGACTGTCCAGGCCAAGAGAGAACAGACGGTCCTTAGAGAGATCTTCTTTGATCAGATGAATCTACCATTGACTCCCAAGGAACCAGACCCTGAAGCCAAGAGAGGTTTTGAAGAAACCCGCATCATACCTCTTGAAGAT GAGGCAAGTGGGGATGTTCCTGCTCAAGAACCCATCTTCCCCCAAGAACCGTTCATGCCCCATGGTCCCGGCGCTCCCAGTGGGATGGGGCACGGCATTGGGGGACCTGGGCTACTAGGGCCCTCACCAGGGGCACCACACCATATGCCACTCCAAGGCGGGCACCCAGGGGGTTCCCCGCGAGGTCCCATGCAACAGCAGCAAAGACCACCAGGCCAAGGGAACACCCCGCCCTCGCCAAACACCACTATCAAGAATGTCCAGAATCTATTGGCAACCTTATCA GAGGGTGGACCTGACAGCGCCGGAAGTGATCTCCTGAAGAAAGAAAACCTTGACAAACTGAAAGAAATGCTGGAACCTTTCAAAAACCAGAATCCAGGTG ATAACCAACAGCAAGATGGAGGTAATGCACCCCCATTCCACCCTGGACAAGGTCCAGGACATGGTCCAGGTGGACCAGGTAACTTTGGTCCAGGTGGACCAGGAGACTTTGGACCTCATAACGACCACGGAGGACCATTTCCTCCTATGGGTCCCGGTCCAGGCCCAATGGGTGGAGGACCACCTTTTGATG GGCCTGGAATGGGACCTGGTGGGCAGTTCCGTCCCCGTTTTGGACCTGGGCCTGGCCCTAATTTCCCAGGGCCTCGAGGGAGGGGCATGAGACCCCGTGGTAGGGGTGGCTTCCCTGATCGAGGGCGCGGTGGACCCCCTGATAGAGGGATGGGCCCTAGGGGGCCATGGAGAGGAGGAAGGGGTGGCAATAAAAGTTCTGGTG GTCGGCAAGTGTGTTATCACTTTCAGTCTGAAAGGGGTTGTATGAGGGGAAACGATTGCTTCTTTCTACATCCTGGTAGCAACAAACCACCGTCATGA